A single region of the Halorubrum depositum genome encodes:
- a CDS encoding glycoside hydrolase family 68 protein — MHETSGSDGRSPRSRWTRPQAASIERRHGNVAPAAGPPEIDPFPELHIWDTWLLRDRHGEIADVDGYRLAFSLTAPADLLPGTRHDVAEIRCFYSPDGERWRDAGPVFDDGALGQRQWAGSALYDDGDLYLYYTAAGRDDAEELTYTQRIAVAHGGAVAATDDGVTLDGPWTHETLLEPDGEWYETEAQSRGMTYTFRDPWFFEDPATGETHLLFEANVPTPEREGDDAETSERRAFNGCVGVAASPSGDPLSWELRPPLLDAVEVNQELERPHVVVADGRYYLFVCSHVHTFAPGVTGPDGLYGFVADAFAGPYRPLNGSGLVATNPPEAPFQAYSWMAFAHAEEVLVQSFLNYHDFGGDSLDAIAGLPEVEQRDRFGGTLAPTLRLTVDGDRTRLLGTLDAWRVPTPDEPLPAVDGSELPDDVGGGVPEAEAELGAEYLGEY; from the coding sequence ATGCACGAGACGTCGGGGAGCGACGGTCGCTCCCCTCGTTCCCGATGGACGAGACCGCAAGCCGCGTCCATCGAGCGACGACACGGAAACGTCGCGCCGGCCGCCGGACCACCGGAAATCGATCCGTTTCCGGAGCTCCACATATGGGACACGTGGCTGCTGCGGGACCGACACGGCGAGATCGCCGACGTCGACGGGTACCGGCTCGCCTTCTCGCTGACCGCCCCGGCCGATCTGCTCCCGGGCACCCGCCACGACGTCGCCGAGATCCGGTGCTTCTACTCCCCCGACGGCGAGCGCTGGCGCGACGCCGGCCCGGTCTTCGACGACGGCGCGCTCGGACAGCGCCAGTGGGCCGGATCAGCGCTGTACGACGACGGGGACCTGTATCTCTACTACACGGCCGCCGGCCGCGACGACGCCGAGGAGCTGACCTACACCCAGCGGATCGCTGTCGCGCACGGCGGCGCGGTCGCCGCGACGGACGACGGGGTCACGCTCGACGGCCCGTGGACCCACGAGACGCTGCTGGAGCCGGACGGCGAGTGGTACGAGACGGAGGCGCAGTCGCGCGGGATGACGTACACGTTCCGCGACCCGTGGTTCTTCGAGGACCCCGCGACCGGCGAGACGCACCTCCTCTTCGAGGCGAACGTCCCGACGCCGGAGCGCGAGGGCGACGACGCCGAGACGAGCGAGCGGCGGGCGTTCAACGGCTGCGTCGGGGTCGCCGCCTCCCCGTCGGGCGACCCGCTCTCGTGGGAGCTCCGGCCGCCGCTCCTCGACGCCGTCGAGGTGAACCAAGAACTCGAACGCCCCCACGTCGTCGTCGCGGACGGTCGCTACTACCTGTTCGTCTGTAGCCACGTCCACACGTTCGCGCCGGGCGTGACGGGGCCGGACGGGCTGTACGGCTTCGTCGCCGACGCGTTCGCGGGGCCGTACCGCCCGCTCAACGGGAGCGGGCTCGTCGCGACGAACCCCCCGGAGGCGCCGTTCCAGGCGTACTCGTGGATGGCGTTCGCCCACGCGGAGGAGGTGCTGGTCCAGAGCTTCCTCAACTACCACGACTTCGGGGGCGACTCGCTCGACGCGATCGCCGGGCTGCCCGAGGTCGAACAGCGGGACCGGTTCGGCGGGACGCTCGCGCCGACGCTCCGGTTGACCGTCGACGGCGACCGCACCCGGCTGCTCGGGACGCTCGACGCGTGGCGCGTGCCGACCCCGGACGAGCCGCTCCCGGCGGTCGACGGCTCGGAACTCCCGGACGACGTCGGCGGCGGCGTCCCCGAGGCGGAGGCCGAACTCGGAGCTGAGTACCTCGGCGAGTACTGA
- a CDS encoding glycoside hydrolase family 32 protein — MTDSSLRVGLLVDGEPTTEQRAAAEWIGARDGAAVEVVPFDALDAGEAVAPPATPDPGDPGNADGSRSLGESYPGAGVGDGAGRFDVLWWHRDRPLGGANPLADAAPAIEAFLAAGGGLCLSLYAFAAVTALSVESVPPDRVGDDALGEPTGVLWRSLHADHPALDALDGLRHPLRRRGTVPGVRYERVLPADGEPLASAVRGGTEVPEEVTVVSWPAGDGAVLGVGAPVLFADPPTDERDEYGRELDATRDRLLAGCLRSLASSEPAPSRPESAADMRRLRERVDELGEDGPGGRPAYHLTAPANWLNDPNGLIRWNGRYHVFYQYNPGGPYHNTIHWGHAVSDDLVTWRDEPVALAPSPDGPDRDGCWSGCAVDDDGTATILYTGGRGRDQLPCLATTDDPGLRSWEKYDGNPVIEAPPADLDVLETDDWRAEFRDHNVWREDDTWYHLVGTGLSDGGGAALLYTADDLREWTYEGPLLAGGPDAGAVWECPELLDFGDRRLLHVSDYENVVYYVGTLEDGELDVESEGLLDHGDFYAPQSLDDGDRTLTWGWLPEARDVADQWDAGWSGALSLPRVIEPGDDGDLRQRPAAEVADLRAERIADHRDVRLVDGDRRRLDAAGATVEIDAEIALGDADAVELSVFETPDRAEHTPIRYERDGTLTVDRAPSSGDAEAFTDPQSMSVPPYDEPLSLRVFLDRSVVEIYANDRHCLTSRVYPSREDALDVSAVAEGGRASISRLTAWRLDDAMEPPEDEASTGETAVDPAVCERRP, encoded by the coding sequence ATGACGGATTCGTCGCTCCGCGTCGGGCTGTTAGTCGACGGGGAACCCACGACCGAGCAGCGCGCCGCCGCAGAGTGGATCGGCGCCCGCGACGGCGCGGCCGTCGAGGTCGTCCCGTTCGACGCGCTCGACGCGGGCGAGGCGGTCGCCCCGCCGGCGACGCCGGACCCGGGGGACCCGGGGAACGCGGACGGTTCGCGATCGCTCGGCGAGTCGTACCCGGGTGCCGGCGTCGGCGACGGCGCCGGACGGTTCGACGTCCTCTGGTGGCACCGCGACCGCCCGCTCGGCGGCGCGAACCCCCTCGCCGACGCGGCGCCCGCGATCGAGGCGTTCCTCGCCGCCGGCGGCGGCCTCTGTCTGAGCCTCTACGCGTTCGCGGCGGTCACCGCGCTCTCGGTCGAGTCGGTGCCCCCGGACCGCGTCGGCGACGACGCCCTCGGGGAGCCGACGGGCGTGCTCTGGCGCTCGCTGCACGCCGACCACCCCGCGCTCGACGCGCTCGACGGGCTTCGCCATCCGCTTCGACGACGCGGAACGGTACCCGGGGTCCGCTACGAGCGCGTGCTCCCCGCCGACGGCGAGCCGCTCGCCTCGGCGGTCCGCGGCGGCACCGAGGTCCCGGAGGAGGTGACGGTCGTCTCGTGGCCCGCCGGCGACGGCGCCGTCCTCGGGGTCGGCGCGCCCGTGCTGTTCGCCGACCCGCCGACGGACGAGCGGGACGAGTATGGCCGGGAGCTCGACGCGACGCGAGACCGCCTGCTCGCGGGCTGTCTCCGGAGCCTCGCGTCGTCCGAGCCGGCCCCGAGTCGCCCGGAGAGCGCCGCCGACATGCGCCGGCTCCGCGAGCGCGTTGACGAGCTGGGCGAGGACGGCCCCGGCGGCCGCCCCGCGTACCACCTCACGGCGCCCGCGAACTGGCTGAACGACCCGAACGGGCTCATCCGGTGGAACGGGCGATACCACGTCTTCTACCAGTACAACCCCGGCGGCCCGTACCACAACACCATCCACTGGGGCCACGCCGTCAGCGACGATCTCGTCACGTGGCGCGACGAGCCGGTCGCGCTCGCCCCCTCGCCCGACGGCCCCGACCGCGACGGCTGCTGGTCGGGCTGCGCGGTCGACGACGACGGCACGGCGACGATCCTCTACACCGGCGGGCGGGGGCGCGACCAGCTTCCCTGCCTCGCGACGACCGACGACCCCGGGCTCCGCTCGTGGGAGAAGTACGACGGCAACCCCGTGATCGAGGCGCCGCCGGCCGACCTCGACGTCTTGGAGACCGACGACTGGCGCGCGGAGTTCCGCGACCACAACGTCTGGCGCGAGGACGACACGTGGTACCACCTCGTCGGCACGGGGCTCTCCGACGGCGGGGGTGCCGCGCTGCTGTACACCGCCGACGACCTCCGCGAGTGGACCTACGAGGGGCCCCTGCTCGCGGGCGGTCCCGACGCCGGCGCCGTCTGGGAGTGCCCGGAGCTGCTCGACTTCGGCGACCGGCGGCTCCTCCACGTCTCCGACTACGAGAACGTCGTCTACTACGTCGGGACCCTCGAGGACGGCGAGCTCGACGTCGAGTCCGAGGGGCTGCTCGACCACGGCGACTTCTACGCGCCGCAGTCGCTCGACGACGGTGACCGGACCCTCACCTGGGGGTGGCTCCCCGAGGCCCGCGACGTGGCCGACCAGTGGGACGCCGGCTGGTCCGGCGCGCTGTCGCTCCCGCGCGTGATCGAGCCGGGCGACGACGGCGACCTCCGGCAGCGGCCGGCCGCCGAGGTGGCCGACCTCCGCGCGGAGCGGATCGCCGACCACCGCGACGTGCGCCTCGTCGACGGCGACCGGCGGCGGCTCGACGCCGCCGGCGCGACGGTCGAGATCGACGCGGAGATCGCCTTGGGAGACGCCGACGCGGTCGAGCTGTCGGTGTTTGAGACGCCGGACCGCGCGGAGCACACGCCGATCCGCTACGAGCGCGACGGCACGCTGACCGTCGACCGGGCGCCGTCGAGCGGCGACGCCGAGGCGTTCACCGACCCGCAGTCGATGTCGGTCCCCCCGTACGACGAGCCGCTGTCGCTGCGCGTCTTCCTCGACCGCTCGGTCGTCGAGATATACGCCAACGACCGGCACTGCCTCACCAGCCGCGTCTACCCGTCCCGCGAGGACGCGCTCGACGTCTCCGCGGTCGCCGAGGGCGGGCGCGCGTCGATCTCACGACTGACGGCGTGGCGTCTCGACGACGCGATGGAGCCGCCGGAAGACGAGGCGTCGACCGGCGAAACCGCGGTCGACCCCGCCGTCTGCGAGCGCCGGCCGTAG
- a CDS encoding HesB/IscA family protein: MSTETVEAGSDPAIEVTPDAAEEALSLLEGEDLDTEEAGLRLFVQQGGCAGLSYGMRFDTEPEEDDLVVEHHGLRVFVDPASRNYIGGSKLDYEHGLQAAGFEVENPNVVSECGCGESFRT; the protein is encoded by the coding sequence ATGAGCACCGAAACGGTCGAGGCTGGGAGCGACCCGGCGATCGAGGTGACCCCCGACGCCGCGGAGGAGGCGCTCTCCCTGCTGGAGGGAGAGGACCTCGACACGGAGGAGGCCGGACTCCGGCTGTTCGTCCAGCAGGGCGGCTGCGCGGGCCTCTCGTACGGGATGCGGTTCGACACGGAACCGGAGGAGGACGACCTCGTCGTCGAACACCACGGGCTGCGCGTGTTCGTCGACCCCGCGAGCCGGAACTACATCGGCGGGAGCAAGCTCGACTACGAGCACGGCCTGCAGGCGGCCGGCTTCGAGGTCGAGAACCCGAACGTCGTCTCCGAGTGCGGCTGCGGCGAGTCGTTCCGGACGTAG
- a CDS encoding DUF5816 domain-containing protein, translated as MSLDASTTADGERVYTDRTMIEKGAEGPFYVVFADAAGSSRWGFRCGNCESFDTAMDTMGRIQCTECGNIRKPDEWDAAHE; from the coding sequence ATGAGTCTCGACGCGTCGACGACGGCCGACGGCGAGCGGGTGTACACCGACCGGACGATGATCGAGAAGGGCGCCGAGGGACCCTTCTACGTCGTCTTCGCCGACGCCGCCGGGTCGTCCCGATGGGGGTTCCGCTGCGGGAACTGCGAGTCGTTCGACACCGCGATGGACACGATGGGCCGGATCCAGTGTACGGAGTGCGGCAACATCCGGAAGCCCGACGAGTGGGACGCCGCCCACGAGTGA
- a CDS encoding DUF7116 family protein — MATASIPPTTEARDVFRELGYTVSEGGQEFIAERKWRRVLVTVLCMDDDDLDPYLTDGGETPRLRCFVTWRNRAGDLRDRLVSKKPPYDWAVIGIEADGEDFAVMEGAPGSP; from the coding sequence ATGGCCACTGCGAGCATCCCACCGACGACGGAGGCCAGAGACGTCTTTCGCGAACTCGGATACACCGTCTCCGAGGGCGGACAGGAGTTCATCGCGGAGCGGAAATGGCGACGCGTGCTCGTGACGGTGCTTTGCATGGACGACGACGACCTGGACCCGTATCTGACGGACGGCGGCGAGACGCCGCGGCTCCGGTGTTTCGTCACGTGGCGCAACCGGGCCGGCGACCTGCGCGACCGCCTCGTCTCGAAGAAGCCCCCGTACGACTGGGCGGTCATCGGCATCGAGGCCGACGGCGAGGACTTCGCCGTGATGGAAGGCGCGCCCGGCAGCCCCTGA
- a CDS encoding dodecin, translating to MVFKKITLIGTSEKSFDDAADQAIDRAEDTLENVYWAEVEEFGVEIKNAPTREYQAEVEVAFELSD from the coding sequence ATGGTGTTTAAAAAGATCACGCTGATCGGGACGAGCGAGAAGAGCTTCGACGACGCCGCCGACCAGGCGATCGACCGCGCCGAAGACACGCTGGAGAACGTCTACTGGGCGGAGGTAGAGGAGTTCGGCGTGGAGATCAAGAACGCGCCGACGCGGGAGTACCAGGCCGAGGTCGAGGTCGCGTTCGAGCTGTCGGACTGA